The Methanothrix soehngenii GP6 genome has a window encoding:
- the cas4 gene encoding CRISPR-associated protein Cas4, with product MQTEGETAAIPEPEQKIEQEVFVTVSDALEYLFCPRFIFFMHCLGIAQREERRYKVQKGRELHESREKVNRDYVRKRLNCVRKEISVYLTSQKYHFKGEVDEVLFLEDGTAAPLDYKYAEFKNTVYRTHKFQAALYGLLIMEHFGVDVKRGFVCYTRSNNYVAEIDFKQKDYEKAKEIVREILMIIQRGYYPDGTKQKARCVDCTYRNICV from the coding sequence ATGCAGACGGAAGGCGAAACGGCAGCGATACCTGAGCCCGAGCAGAAGATCGAGCAGGAGGTTTTCGTCACAGTCTCCGATGCTTTGGAGTACCTGTTCTGCCCGAGGTTCATATTCTTCATGCACTGCCTGGGCATCGCTCAGCGAGAGGAACGGCGCTACAAGGTCCAAAAGGGCAGAGAGCTGCATGAGAGCCGTGAGAAGGTGAATCGGGATTACGTAAGAAAGAGGCTCAACTGCGTCCGAAAAGAGATCTCCGTTTACCTTACTTCGCAGAAGTACCACTTCAAGGGAGAAGTTGATGAGGTCCTCTTTCTGGAGGATGGAACAGCAGCGCCTCTGGATTACAAGTATGCGGAGTTCAAGAACACTGTTTACAGGACGCACAAGTTTCAGGCTGCTCTTTACGGGCTGCTCATTATGGAGCACTTCGGCGTGGATGTAAAACGAGGTTTTGTCTGCTACACCAGGAGCAATAATTACGTGGCGGAAATCGACTTCAAGCAGAAAGATTATGAGAAAGCTAAGGAGATTGTCCGCGAGATATTGATGATAATTCAGAGGGGATACTATCCCGATGGGACGAAGCAGAAGGCAAGGTGCGTGGACTGCACGTACAGGAATATATGCGTCTAA
- the cas5b gene encoding type I-B CRISPR-associated protein Cas5b, with protein MPERVIVFDVWGDYAHFRKNYSTSSPLTYSFPPRTALSGLIGAVVGLDKAEYFRHFCKVDANIGCRILAPVKKVRIGENLIDTKSAVKMHLIKNRTQIRFEFVKDPKYRIYFSHSDEQLYKKLKDLLTSHQSVYTPCLGLSQLICSYQFIGEFGLKSSGEEVQEIDSVVPGKCLLTPEFEEGKEYFSEVMPGEMGEAREVTDYSEILFERNGRSIRAKAKELWEVENGEHGERIVFL; from the coding sequence ATGCCGGAGAGAGTAATAGTATTCGATGTGTGGGGGGACTACGCCCACTTCAGGAAGAATTACTCTACCAGCTCTCCACTTACCTATTCTTTCCCACCCCGAACGGCTCTCTCAGGGCTGATCGGGGCCGTCGTTGGTCTGGACAAAGCGGAGTATTTCAGGCACTTCTGTAAGGTTGATGCCAATATCGGATGCAGGATCCTGGCGCCTGTAAAAAAAGTGAGGATCGGAGAGAATCTGATTGACACCAAGAGCGCAGTTAAGATGCATCTGATCAAGAATCGAACCCAGATCAGATTCGAGTTCGTCAAAGATCCGAAGTACAGGATCTATTTCTCTCACTCCGATGAGCAATTGTATAAAAAGCTCAAAGACCTGCTCACCAGCCATCAGTCTGTATATACTCCATGTCTCGGACTGAGTCAGCTCATTTGCAGCTATCAGTTCATAGGAGAGTTTGGATTAAAGAGTTCTGGGGAAGAAGTCCAGGAAATCGATAGTGTCGTGCCAGGAAAATGCCTACTGACCCCAGAATTCGAGGAGGGAAAGGAGTACTTCTCTGAGGTGATGCCGGGCGAGATGGGAGAAGCAAGAGAGGTGACTGACTACAGCGAGATTCTTTTTGAGAGAAATGGAAGGAGCATCAGGGCGAAGGCCAAAGAGCTTTGGGAGGTCGAGAATGGCGAGCATGGCGAGCGAATCGTATTCCTTTAA
- a CDS encoding antitoxin family protein, producing MMMVKARYENNVLKPLEKLDLTEGDVVEIEIVKSNADRLVGLLKDIDIDSVDLQHAARDIWVRKVVSD from the coding sequence ATGATGATGGTGAAGGCAAGATATGAAAATAATGTTCTCAAACCTCTGGAAAAGCTCGATTTAACAGAAGGAGATGTAGTTGAAATCGAGATAGTTAAATCAAATGCAGATAGACTAGTTGGCCTTCTAAAAGATATCGATATAGATTCAGTCGACCTGCAGCATGCTGCAAGAGATATCTGGGTGAGAAAGGTTGTATCTGATTGA
- the cas2 gene encoding CRISPR-associated endonuclease Cas2: protein MLVWVIYDISENRYRSRVAKICKNYGLFRVQKSAFLGDLNRNESDSLTLECEAIIDESDSVYVFPMCEDCFDKIKLIGAGFDRELVSGMTITKVF, encoded by the coding sequence ATGCTGGTCTGGGTGATCTACGACATATCCGAAAACAGATACCGCAGCCGGGTGGCTAAGATCTGCAAGAACTACGGCCTGTTTCGGGTGCAGAAGAGCGCATTTCTGGGAGACTTGAACCGGAATGAGTCCGACTCCCTGACTCTGGAGTGCGAGGCGATTATTGACGAATCGGATTCAGTCTACGTCTTCCCCATGTGCGAGGACTGCTTTGATAAGATCAAGCTGATCGGAGCAGGGTTCGATCGAGAGCTGGTGAGCGGGATGACCATAACCAAGGTGTTTTGA
- the cas1 gene encoding CRISPR-associated endonuclease Cas1 — MINSYGAYLRKNGNCFLVKREDRSFEIAVGKVNSILITTAAYITTDAIKLAVDNNIDIVFLDSHGDPYGRVWHPKLGSTTLIRRRQLEVYDTLDGLNLAKEWGLRKLENQIDLLGRMGKTREEKRDLLDGYILEIENSRERMKRLRGTIESRRQDMLGLEGKAARAYFEAISSIMPEKYRFAGRSRNPAKDEFNALLNYGYGVLYSLVEKGCIIAGLDPYLGFLHSDSYNKKSLVFDIIEMFRIYVDETVVFLFSRRMVKDGFFEPLEQGMGLSKEGKAALIESLNKALEEPIPYRGRNVKRRNTIQMECHRIANGLIRPGQEMPDDFDLDILEQEVCRESDGKGREDRGEREEEQAQMGESENAQECNRG, encoded by the coding sequence GTGATCAATAGCTATGGAGCATATCTGCGCAAGAACGGCAATTGCTTTCTGGTGAAGAGGGAGGACAGGAGCTTTGAGATTGCTGTCGGCAAGGTAAATAGCATACTGATCACTACGGCGGCGTACATCACCACCGATGCCATAAAGCTGGCAGTGGACAACAACATCGATATCGTTTTTCTCGATTCCCATGGAGATCCCTATGGAAGGGTATGGCATCCGAAGCTGGGAAGCACAACCCTGATTCGGAGAAGGCAGCTTGAGGTATACGATACCCTAGACGGCCTGAATCTGGCAAAAGAGTGGGGATTGAGGAAGCTGGAGAATCAGATAGACCTTCTGGGACGGATGGGGAAGACCAGAGAGGAAAAGAGGGATCTTCTGGACGGATACATACTGGAGATAGAAAACTCACGAGAGCGGATGAAGAGGCTGCGGGGCACAATCGAATCCAGGAGGCAGGATATGCTCGGCCTGGAGGGCAAGGCTGCCAGGGCCTATTTTGAGGCCATCTCTTCAATCATGCCGGAAAAGTATCGGTTTGCAGGACGGAGCAGAAATCCGGCCAAGGACGAGTTCAATGCTCTTCTCAACTACGGATATGGCGTTCTTTATTCGCTGGTGGAGAAGGGTTGCATCATAGCGGGGCTTGATCCGTACCTCGGCTTTCTGCACAGCGACTCATACAATAAGAAGTCGCTGGTATTCGATATCATAGAGATGTTCCGGATATATGTTGATGAGACGGTGGTTTTTCTCTTTTCCAGGCGAATGGTGAAGGATGGATTCTTTGAGCCTCTCGAGCAGGGAATGGGCCTGAGCAAAGAGGGAAAAGCAGCGCTGATCGAGTCGCTCAACAAAGCCCTCGAGGAGCCAATCCCCTACCGAGGGCGCAATGTGAAGAGGAGGAACACCATTCAGATGGAGTGCCACAGGATTGCCAATGGGCTAATCCGGCCCGGTCAGGAGATGCCGGATGACTTCGATCTGGATATCCTGGAGCAGGAAGTATGCCGGGAATCGGATGGCAAAGGCAGGGAAGACAGAGGTGAGCGAGAAGAGGAGCAGGCGCAGATGGGCGAGAGCGAGAATGCACAGGAGTGCAATCGAGGCTGA
- the cas3 gene encoding CRISPR-associated helicase Cas3', with amino-acid sequence MEGASGRRPKSFGRSRMASMASESYSFKLMSHPDKRLVDHLRRVGQLSRKTVRDKSLNIDDKDLLTDAAYLIGVTHDLGKATKFFQEYIIETDERKKRSLKAKDTTHHGLLSAFFAYAVIKEYLHQSEIKGGLADYLPIISFLTVKRHHGNLMNAMDEISEVDAEKDKILKVAREQIESMDMDKTELSEILELLLSEEKINLKIDIDKILDYILQDAPREIGRKEKRLVRHLNEKSDLYLYFITQFLYSALLDADKTDAGLNGKDLDRLDLPADLVDQYRDRKGFTSDRNNINSLRNQIYEDAMVGISDWNLDNRILSLNVPTGTGKTLTSLSFALKLRDRLKKEKNFTPRIIYALPFLSIIDQNYAVFDDVVTQGGRLKDSRLLLKHHHLADVSYKTEDNDEYKADESLLLLEGWNAEIIVTTFWQYFYTLFSNKNKLLRKFNKLANSIIILDEVQAVPHQYWQLIHDATKMLCEKFNSYVVFVTATEPLIFDEAIGEIKEIVQKKEEYFRGLDRIELIPRIETALTLEEFKVLLEKDITGNPEKDFLIVLNTISAANDVYNFVKGLELVNTENFYLSTNVIPKERLERIRKIKGPSEKREANESLRKRKVIVSTQLIEAGVDIDADMVYRDFAPMDSINQVAGRCNRNSAKADKGTVSIFILKDDRKEFYKYIYDPFLMSKTLDTLKNINDTIKESDFLELNNKYFKAVKMGMGDEKSKENLACLAQLSFRDLSKKFKLIEEDYPKVNVFVELDETAVEIWKKYQDMRMEKDLKERIRKKLEIRKEFSEYVISAPEKFAHSLIIEDSEFGYISNAELPNYYDMETGFMRAGAGVGSMII; translated from the coding sequence ATGGAAGGAGCATCAGGGCGAAGGCCAAAGAGCTTTGGGAGGTCGAGAATGGCGAGCATGGCGAGCGAATCGTATTCCTTTAAACTGATGTCGCACCCAGATAAGCGCCTGGTGGATCACTTGAGAAGAGTGGGGCAATTGAGCAGAAAAACTGTTAGAGACAAGTCTCTAAACATAGATGACAAGGATCTCTTGACAGATGCTGCTTACCTGATAGGAGTGACGCACGACCTGGGGAAAGCCACGAAATTCTTCCAGGAGTACATTATTGAAACAGATGAGAGGAAAAAAAGGTCCCTCAAAGCGAAGGATACCACCCATCATGGTCTGCTCTCGGCCTTCTTTGCTTACGCTGTAATCAAAGAATACCTACATCAATCGGAGATAAAAGGAGGATTAGCAGATTATCTGCCCATCATATCTTTCCTTACAGTAAAAAGGCATCACGGAAACCTCATGAATGCCATGGACGAGATAAGCGAAGTGGATGCAGAGAAGGATAAGATTTTGAAGGTAGCAAGAGAGCAGATTGAATCCATGGATATGGATAAAACCGAGCTTAGCGAAATCCTTGAATTGCTTCTTTCCGAAGAGAAGATAAATTTAAAAATAGATATCGATAAAATTCTTGATTACATTTTGCAGGATGCCCCCCGGGAAATCGGTAGAAAGGAAAAACGTCTGGTAAGGCATCTCAATGAAAAGAGCGATCTTTACCTGTATTTCATAACTCAATTTCTTTACTCCGCCCTTCTGGATGCAGATAAGACTGACGCGGGGTTAAATGGCAAAGATCTAGATCGTTTAGACCTTCCAGCAGACCTGGTGGATCAGTACAGAGACCGAAAAGGATTCACTTCCGACAGAAATAATATCAATAGTCTCAGGAATCAGATCTACGAAGATGCAATGGTAGGAATTAGTGATTGGAACCTAGATAATAGAATTCTATCGTTAAATGTTCCAACGGGCACAGGCAAGACTCTTACCTCTCTTTCCTTTGCTTTGAAGCTGAGAGATCGATTGAAGAAAGAGAAGAATTTCACTCCAAGGATAATCTACGCTCTGCCCTTCCTGAGCATAATAGATCAGAATTACGCGGTATTTGACGATGTGGTGACCCAAGGAGGAAGACTTAAAGATTCCAGGCTTCTTCTCAAGCACCATCATCTGGCAGATGTGAGCTACAAGACAGAGGACAACGACGAATATAAGGCCGACGAAAGCCTGTTGCTCCTGGAGGGTTGGAACGCAGAGATAATAGTAACCACATTTTGGCAGTACTTCTACACGCTTTTCTCTAACAAAAATAAATTGCTGCGAAAGTTCAACAAGCTGGCCAACTCCATAATTATTCTGGACGAAGTGCAGGCTGTCCCTCACCAGTACTGGCAGTTGATTCACGACGCAACAAAGATGCTTTGCGAGAAATTCAATAGTTATGTCGTATTCGTTACTGCAACTGAGCCGCTCATATTTGATGAGGCGATAGGAGAGATAAAGGAGATAGTGCAGAAGAAAGAAGAATACTTCCGGGGCCTAGACAGGATTGAGTTGATTCCTAGAATTGAGACCGCTTTGACCCTGGAGGAATTCAAGGTCCTGCTAGAAAAAGATATAACTGGCAATCCTGAGAAAGATTTCCTCATTGTTCTAAATACCATAAGCGCAGCCAACGATGTTTACAATTTCGTGAAAGGCCTCGAGTTAGTTAACACGGAGAATTTTTACCTATCTACAAACGTGATTCCGAAAGAGAGGCTGGAGCGGATAAGAAAGATCAAAGGACCTTCGGAAAAAAGAGAGGCCAATGAGTCGTTAAGGAAAAGAAAGGTCATTGTGAGCACCCAGCTTATTGAAGCAGGAGTGGACATCGATGCAGACATGGTCTACCGGGATTTCGCTCCAATGGATTCCATAAACCAGGTAGCGGGCAGATGCAACAGAAACTCGGCCAAAGCAGATAAAGGCACCGTATCGATCTTTATTTTAAAAGATGACCGAAAAGAATTTTATAAATACATCTACGATCCCTTTTTGATGAGCAAAACCCTGGATACATTAAAAAATATAAATGATACAATTAAAGAATCAGATTTTTTGGAGTTGAACAACAAATACTTCAAAGCCGTGAAGATGGGCATGGGCGACGAGAAATCAAAAGAGAACCTGGCCTGTTTGGCTCAGTTGTCCTTCCGGGATCTGAGCAAAAAATTCAAGCTGATTGAGGAGGACTATCCAAAGGTAAATGTATTTGTAGAACTAGATGAGACGGCTGTAGAAATCTGGAAGAAATATCAGGATATGCGAATGGAAAAGGATCTCAAAGAAAGAATACGAAAAAAACTGGAGATAAGAAAAGAGTTCAGCGAATATGTGATATCGGCACCAGAGAAGTTCGCTCATTCCTTGATAATTGAAGACTCCGAGTTTGGATATATATCAAACGCGGAACTGCCCAACTACTATGATATGGAAACGGGCTTCATGCGGGCTGGAGCCGGAGTGGGCTCCATGATCATCTAG
- a CDS encoding CRISPR-associated endonuclease Cas6, with product MNLKILRLTLHSAAPMRGDAAKLRGFFATSFNEHALLHQHVTDKLIYRYPLIQYKMLDGSPLVMGINEGAEVLKDIYDKFDEIKLGESNYTIMERGVTVKSEEFGCTEEILSYSFAMPWLALSQENYAKYVAASEEERRDLLRRILVGNILSASKGLGYVAKEHIRLDLGRMKDEICMLKGTKVTGFRGEFTTCFAIPDHMGLGKSVSRGFGAVMRLK from the coding sequence ATGAACCTCAAAATCCTCCGCCTCACTCTGCACTCGGCCGCGCCCATGCGCGGGGACGCGGCCAAGCTGCGGGGCTTCTTTGCCACCAGCTTCAATGAACATGCTCTGCTGCACCAGCATGTGACAGACAAGCTGATCTACAGGTATCCTCTCATCCAGTACAAGATGCTGGACGGCAGCCCTCTGGTCATGGGCATCAATGAGGGGGCTGAGGTCCTGAAAGACATTTATGATAAATTCGATGAGATAAAATTGGGCGAGAGCAACTACACCATCATGGAGCGCGGCGTGACAGTGAAGAGCGAGGAGTTTGGCTGCACAGAGGAGATCTTAAGCTACAGTTTTGCGATGCCATGGCTGGCCCTGAGCCAGGAGAACTATGCCAAGTATGTAGCCGCATCTGAGGAGGAGAGAAGGGATTTGTTGAGAAGGATTCTGGTGGGCAACATCCTCTCCGCCTCCAAAGGCCTAGGGTATGTGGCGAAAGAGCATATCAGGCTGGATCTGGGGAGGATGAAAGATGAGATCTGCATGCTCAAGGGCACAAAGGTTACAGGCTTTCGAGGGGAGTTCACCACCTGCTTTGCCATACCAGATCACATGGGACTGGGAAAGTCGGTCTCCAGAGGATTCGGCGCGGTTATGAGGCTAAAATAG
- a CDS encoding TIGR02556 family CRISPR-associated protein produces the protein MIDAVSRIGNYIQMTYGGDNLLSTFIENPNSNGKYKFVLIVILKETEGNYLFSHIAFDEFSDYPRYLYKKGPSNGTDATPTSKVAGDIWKTFQNRFLKWFQNYETYDISKEEKESLKKMNMALRDQKETILAELNEKFSQKRSDEYAIITLGIERGGNIRYLGDLQAFKNILLRKGKDKYYLKKSQGESLGKDSACSVCRGTKDEVYGFAIPWTFHTFDKPGFIAGGFKVNESWKNTPVCFDCAKHLEVGKKYIEENLDFGFYGFRYLLVPKLAFGRDDNETLKEVLGILGNKDQKRNLKINREVKNRITSDEEEVLEFVKDQKDFFSNSLIFYKKEQSSYRILLLIDGILPSRLKALFDAKEKVDERFKIYNDSILSEDQREKNHLEFNFGVLRRFFPSESKNRTFDKIFLEVVDKIFVGDQISYYLLMGFIMSKVREAFIKGYPTNITTLNGFLLLHYIEELNLFKANKVEMKDMNEQGNGVLRIEELESLPLEQRVERFFEANKSFFNTDAKKATFLEGALTQMLLNIQWNDKKATPFRSKLHGLKMNEALIKRLLPEIQNKLEEYGKNYYKDLESLIANHFVLAGVNWKEVDDELSFYFVLGMDMHKLFRNAKEEEQKIEKEA, from the coding sequence GTGATTGATGCTGTAAGCAGAATCGGTAACTACATTCAAATGACTTATGGTGGAGATAACTTGCTCTCTACTTTTATAGAGAATCCGAATAGCAATGGCAAGTATAAATTCGTACTAATAGTAATTTTGAAAGAAACTGAAGGAAATTACTTATTTAGCCACATAGCCTTTGATGAATTTAGCGATTATCCAAGATATCTGTATAAAAAAGGGCCGTCAAATGGCACTGATGCTACACCAACTAGCAAAGTAGCAGGGGATATTTGGAAAACCTTTCAAAACAGATTTTTAAAATGGTTCCAGAACTATGAAACCTACGATATCTCAAAAGAAGAAAAAGAATCTCTCAAAAAGATGAACATGGCACTGAGGGATCAAAAAGAAACAATCTTAGCTGAACTAAATGAAAAATTTTCTCAGAAGAGATCCGATGAATATGCCATCATTACCTTGGGAATCGAGAGAGGTGGAAATATTCGTTATTTGGGGGATCTGCAAGCATTTAAGAACATTTTACTCCGGAAAGGCAAAGATAAATACTATCTCAAAAAGTCTCAGGGAGAATCTCTTGGAAAAGATTCTGCCTGCTCAGTTTGCCGGGGGACAAAAGACGAGGTCTACGGCTTCGCAATTCCCTGGACTTTTCACACTTTCGACAAGCCAGGATTTATAGCAGGCGGTTTTAAAGTGAACGAATCCTGGAAGAATACGCCGGTATGCTTCGATTGTGCCAAGCATCTCGAAGTTGGGAAAAAATACATCGAGGAAAACCTCGACTTTGGCTTCTATGGTTTCAGATATCTTCTCGTGCCGAAATTAGCCTTTGGAAGGGATGACAATGAGACACTAAAAGAAGTCTTGGGCATTTTGGGCAACAAGGATCAAAAGAGGAATCTAAAAATAAATCGAGAAGTTAAGAACAGAATAACTTCTGATGAAGAGGAGGTTCTTGAATTTGTCAAGGATCAGAAGGATTTCTTCAGCAACAGCCTGATATTTTATAAAAAGGAGCAATCGTCTTACAGAATCTTGCTTTTGATAGACGGGATTCTTCCATCAAGATTGAAGGCTCTTTTCGATGCAAAAGAGAAAGTCGATGAGAGGTTCAAAATTTATAACGATTCAATTTTAAGTGAAGATCAGAGAGAGAAAAACCATCTGGAATTCAATTTCGGAGTCCTAAGACGATTCTTCCCGTCCGAATCAAAGAATAGAACCTTCGACAAGATATTCTTGGAAGTAGTAGACAAGATATTTGTTGGAGATCAAATCAGTTACTATTTGTTGATGGGTTTTATAATGAGTAAGGTGAGAGAGGCGTTCATCAAGGGTTATCCTACCAATATCACTACCCTGAATGGCTTCTTGCTCTTGCACTATATAGAAGAGCTCAATCTTTTCAAAGCAAATAAAGTGGAGATGAAAGACATGAATGAACAGGGAAATGGGGTTCTTCGCATCGAAGAGCTTGAGAGTCTCCCATTAGAGCAACGTGTTGAAAGGTTCTTCGAAGCGAACAAGTCATTCTTCAATACCGACGCTAAGAAGGCAACATTCTTGGAAGGAGCATTGACTCAAATGCTGCTGAACATACAGTGGAATGACAAGAAGGCAACTCCCTTTCGCAGCAAGTTGCACGGCCTGAAGATGAACGAAGCATTGATCAAAAGGCTCCTTCCGGAAATTCAGAATAAGCTAGAGGAGTATGGGAAGAACTACTACAAAGATCTAGAATCACTCATTGCAAATCATTTTGTTTTGGCAGGAGTTAATTGGAAAGAGGTAGACGACGAATTGAGCTTCTATTTCGTCTTAGGAATGGATATGCATAAACTGTTCAGGAATGCAAAAGAGGAAGAGCAAAAGATTGAAAAGGAGGCATGA
- a CDS encoding IS110 family RNA-guided transposase, with protein MIICPYQAETYMKKRRERVCGADVHKDLIVATITGDEVPSIRENFGTTKSELDRFRNWLADNKCEQVAFEATGVYWIPIYDVLSRTIDTIVANPLQIKSIPNDKSDSKDSKRIATLCLNNQIKRSRVFSDEDRELRNLTRARSGYVKTRTQFKNRIHKYLSSNGIKLSSSMDDIFCKSGTHIIRGLAEDKPVEEILKGIPSGKIRKKQDEIRSALANELSETNRMLISDSLEIMDNVESKIEKTSLNILKKIQNKSKDLAIVMSIPGIAFISGSVILSEIGNYRDFQTPEQLAKWCGLNPGENESAGKKRKCGITKRGSKYIRVVLVEAAQTIANMKNTGLSRFYKRLSKKKEHNVAIVAVARKLICLIYHLLINQEFYQEVDCRKRKKGRNESCHEPSLKDEHLTDKVAAIVDAFYGMSDSSRKKALLRALEDISVNKPDQKRSSDGGG; from the coding sequence ATGATCATCTGCCCATATCAGGCAGAGACATATATGAAAAAACGAAGAGAAAGAGTTTGCGGTGCAGATGTCCATAAAGATCTGATCGTTGCCACAATAACTGGCGACGAAGTGCCGTCGATTCGAGAGAATTTTGGGACAACAAAATCCGAGCTTGATAGATTCAGAAACTGGCTTGCAGACAACAAATGCGAACAGGTTGCATTTGAAGCTACAGGAGTCTATTGGATCCCGATTTATGATGTTCTGAGCCGAACCATAGATACCATTGTTGCCAATCCGCTGCAGATAAAGTCCATTCCAAACGATAAATCAGATTCAAAAGATTCAAAGCGTATTGCAACTCTGTGCTTGAATAATCAAATCAAGAGATCTCGGGTTTTTTCCGATGAAGACCGAGAGCTCAGGAACCTAACGCGAGCCAGGTCAGGATATGTCAAGACACGAACTCAGTTCAAGAATCGGATACACAAATATCTCTCATCAAACGGCATTAAACTCAGCTCTTCTATGGACGACATATTCTGCAAATCAGGAACACATATCATAAGAGGTCTGGCTGAAGACAAGCCCGTCGAAGAGATCCTGAAAGGCATACCCTCCGGAAAGATCAGGAAAAAGCAAGACGAGATCAGATCAGCACTTGCCAATGAACTGAGCGAGACAAATCGAATGCTGATCAGCGATTCTCTTGAAATCATGGACAATGTCGAATCCAAAATAGAGAAGACAAGCCTAAACATTCTGAAAAAGATTCAAAATAAGAGCAAGGATCTGGCTATCGTTATGTCCATTCCTGGAATCGCATTTATCTCAGGTTCGGTCATCCTGTCAGAGATCGGAAATTACAGAGATTTTCAGACCCCTGAACAGCTGGCGAAATGGTGTGGCCTCAATCCTGGAGAAAATGAATCTGCCGGCAAAAAGAGGAAATGCGGGATCACAAAGCGCGGTTCCAAGTATATCCGAGTTGTACTTGTCGAGGCTGCCCAGACAATAGCTAATATGAAAAATACAGGGCTGTCCAGATTCTACAAGAGGCTGAGCAAAAAGAAGGAGCACAATGTGGCAATCGTTGCCGTAGCCAGGAAACTCATCTGTCTGATTTATCATCTTCTGATCAACCAGGAGTTCTATCAAGAGGTTGATTGCAGAAAGAGGAAAAAAGGTCGAAATGAGTCCTGCCATGAACCTTCTTTGAAGGATGAGCATCTGACGGATAAGGTAGCTGCAATTGTAGATGCCTTTTATGGAATGAGCGATAGTAGCCGGAAGAAGGCTCTCTTGCGAGCGCTTGAAGATATTTCTGTGAACAAGCCCGACCAGAAAAGGTCATCTGATGGAGGTGGATAG
- the cas7b gene encoding type I-B CRISPR-associated protein Cas7/Csh2 codes for MSETIKNRSEILFLYDIRDGNPNGDPMDENKPRIDEETGANLVTDVRLKRTIRDYLYNFKAQEIFVREIIYDTQNGYIQDGKKRAKDFEDKAERILNECIDVRLFGGVIPLKDDSITYTGPVQFKMGRSLHRVSMMHIKGTGAFASKEGSKQATFREEDFLAYSLISFYGIINENAAKHTHLTEEDLKLLLEGIWNGTKSLISRSKAGQVPRLLLKVNYSKENYHIGDLDKMLKLETEIPHENIRDTTDYQLDVSELVKKLAAEKGSIKDIEISVDDRIRFSKDGAAFPIEGLAAATGIAIKPITF; via the coding sequence ATGAGTGAGACAATCAAGAACAGATCTGAGATTCTTTTCCTTTATGACATAAGAGATGGAAATCCCAATGGCGATCCCATGGACGAGAACAAGCCTAGGATCGATGAGGAAACAGGGGCAAATCTCGTTACAGATGTGAGACTGAAACGAACAATCAGAGATTATCTCTACAATTTTAAAGCTCAAGAGATATTCGTAAGGGAGATCATTTATGATACCCAAAATGGTTACATCCAGGATGGGAAAAAACGAGCCAAGGACTTCGAGGATAAAGCAGAGAGGATTTTAAACGAATGCATTGATGTGCGCCTCTTCGGCGGAGTTATTCCACTCAAAGACGACTCGATAACCTATACTGGTCCAGTGCAATTCAAGATGGGGCGGTCGCTCCATCGTGTTAGCATGATGCATATTAAAGGAACAGGAGCATTTGCCTCAAAGGAAGGTTCAAAGCAGGCAACCTTTAGGGAAGAGGACTTCCTGGCATATTCGCTTATCTCCTTTTACGGCATCATTAACGAGAACGCTGCCAAACATACTCATCTAACCGAGGAAGATTTGAAGCTCTTGCTTGAGGGCATTTGGAATGGTACAAAGAGCTTGATTTCAAGATCCAAAGCAGGACAAGTCCCCAGGTTGCTCCTCAAAGTGAATTACAGCAAAGAGAATTATCATATCGGGGACCTCGATAAGATGCTGAAGCTGGAGACCGAGATTCCTCATGAGAACATTCGTGACACTACAGATTACCAACTTGACGTCTCCGAGCTGGTCAAGAAACTTGCTGCTGAAAAGGGCTCAATCAAAGACATTGAGATTTCCGTGGACGACAGAATTCGGTTCAGCAAAGATGGGGCAGCCTTTCCAATTGAAGGATTGGCAGCAGCTACAGGCATCGCCATAAAGCCGATAACGTTCTGA